GAAGGAGATCCGGCCCGACCGCGGGAACGTGCCCACCTGCGCCGCGTCCTCGTTATCTGGGTGGCCCTGTCAGTCGTTGGGGTGGCCGCGGCCATCGTCCTCACGCCGCTGCTCATGCCGCCGCCCGCCAGCGATGCCGCCGCCTTCGCCAACCTCACGGTCGTGGTCTTCACGGCGGCGGCCGTTCCGGTGGCCCTGTTCGTGTGGGTCTTCCTCGGCTATAGCCTGGTGGCCTTCCGTTCTCGCCAGCGTCCGGAGTCGTACGCGCCGCGCGTCTTGGCCGGGCCGATGACGCAGATCGGCTGGCTGCTCGTCACCGGCATGCTCACGCTGTTCCTGGTGAGCTGGGGACTCTACGGCATGTTCGTGCAAGCGGCCGATCCGCCCAATACCTTGATCGTCGACGTCACCGGGCAGCAGTGGGCCTGGAGCTACTCCTACCCGCAGTACCACGTCAAAACTAGCCAGCTCGAGCTCCCGGCCAACCGGCCGGTCCAGTTCCGGGTGGTCTCGAGGGATGTGCTCCACGGTTTCAGCATCGTGGAACTGGGAGTCCGCGTCGATGCCAACCCGGGCGAGCCGGTCACGGCGCCGGCGGTGACCCCCAATCGAACCGGAACGTACCAGGTCCGGTGTATCGAGCTCTGCGGTCTGTACCACTCGTTGATGTCGTCGACGGTCCGCGTCGTTCCACAGGCGGATTTCACGGCCTGGATCGCCCAGCAGGGAGGTCACCCATGACGGCCATTCGTCCACTTGGGCAGCGTTTCCCGCACCTGGTTCCGAGCATCGTCTCGGGAACGGTGCTGGGCCTGGTGGCGAGCCTGCTTGCCGGGCCGATCACCAGCGCCCTCGTGGGCGGACCCCGTGGGGGCGACGCCGGCGTGGTGGCCGGCTATATCGCCTGGGCGCTCTTCTTCATGGTGGGCATCGGCGCCGTGGGAGAAGCGGTGCAGTGGGGCTCGGGGCGTGCAAATCCCACCCATGAGCAGGAGCTGGTCCTGGCCGGCAGCGGGGCGGGGCTGTGGCGCTATTTCCGCTTCACCACCGACCACAAAGTCGTCGGCGTCCAGTACCTGGCCACTGTGCTCGTTCTCTTCCTGGTGGGCGGGCTGGCGGCCTTCCTGATCCGCCTGCAGCAGTCGCAGCCGGGTGCATCCTACTTCAAGCCGGCCTTCTACAACACGATGGTCGGGGTCCACGGCACGGTGATGATCGCGGCGGTGATCATCATGAGCACCAGCACCTTCGGCAATTTCATGCTGCCCATCCTGATCGGCGCCCGGGACATGGCCTTTCCCCGGCTGAATGCCCTCAGCTACTGGATCCTGTTCAGCGCCATTCCTGTCTTCCTTTCGACCTTGGTCCTGGGCGGATTCCAGACCGGGTGGACCGGATACGCCCCGCTAGCGGACCAACAGTCCAGGTTCAGCGGGCAGGGCCTCGGGATGGACGCCTACTCGTTCACCATCATCCTCTTCGCCATGTCCACCGCGCTCAGCGGGGTGAACATCGTCACCACCATGGTGACCATGCGCACCAGGGGGATGTTCTGGAACCGGATTCCCCTCTTCGTCTGGGGTGCGACCCTCTCTGTGCTCCTCGGGCTAGTGGTGTTCCCGTCCTTCATGCTCTCGCAGGTCATGGTGCTGATGGACCGCGTGCTCGGGACGTCGTTCTTCATCGCCAACCTTGGCGGCAGCAACTGGCTGTACGAACAGCTCTTCTGGTTCATGGGCCATCCCGAGGTGTACGTCATCGCCCTGCCGTCGCTGGCGGTGGCCGCCGACATCAGCGCGGTGTTCAACCGCAAACCGGTGTTCGGCTACCGGCTCTTTTTGGGCGGCATGTTCGCCATCTGCCTGCTCAGCCTGCTGGTGTGGGCCCACCACCTTTACCTCAGCGGAGCGAACACAGCCCTGAACGGCGCCTTCATGCTGAACACCGAGCTGATCTCCATTCCCACCGGCGCCATCTTCTTTGTGCTGATCGGCACTTTCTGGCGGGGCCGAGTATGGGTCACGGTGCCGCTCCTGTTCGTGCTCGGCTTGCTCTCGAACTTCATCATCGGTGGCGTGACGGGCCTCTACCTGGCCGATGTGCCAACCGACGTGATGTTCCATGGCGGGATGTTCGTCACCGCCCATTTCCATTTCACTCTGGTGGGCGGGATGGTGTTCGGCTTCTTCGCAGCCTTCTACTACTGGTTCCCGAAGATCTTCGGCCGGCGCCTGAACCCCGCCCTCGGCCGGCTCCATTTTTGGCTGTTCGAGGTCGGCTTCCTGGGAACCTTCCTCGCGCTGTTCTATGCCGGCCTGCAGGGTGAGCCGCGCTGGATGGCTATCGTGCCTCGCGTGTTCGCGGGGGCGAACCTGGTGGCCAGCCTCTTCACCATCCTCCTCGCCCTCTCTGTCGTTGTCTTCGGATACAACGTCATTTCCTCATTGCTCGCCGGGCGGCCCGCCGCCGCCAACGAGTGGGGCGGCAACACCCTCGAATGGCGGGTGCCCACGCCAGTTCCACTGGAGAACTTCGAGGAGCTTCCCGTGGTCACCGGCTGGGCGCATGATCCGGACAACGTGAATCTGGCGCCGGGTCATGGCAAGGGCGGGCCGGAAATGGGCGGCGTG
This genomic stretch from Candidatus Dormiibacterota bacterium harbors:
- a CDS encoding cbb3-type cytochrome c oxidase subunit I, whose product is MTAIRPLGQRFPHLVPSIVSGTVLGLVASLLAGPITSALVGGPRGGDAGVVAGYIAWALFFMVGIGAVGEAVQWGSGRANPTHEQELVLAGSGAGLWRYFRFTTDHKVVGVQYLATVLVLFLVGGLAAFLIRLQQSQPGASYFKPAFYNTMVGVHGTVMIAAVIIMSTSTFGNFMLPILIGARDMAFPRLNALSYWILFSAIPVFLSTLVLGGFQTGWTGYAPLADQQSRFSGQGLGMDAYSFTIILFAMSTALSGVNIVTTMVTMRTRGMFWNRIPLFVWGATLSVLLGLVVFPSFMLSQVMVLMDRVLGTSFFIANLGGSNWLYEQLFWFMGHPEVYVIALPSLAVAADISAVFNRKPVFGYRLFLGGMFAICLLSLLVWAHHLYLSGANTALNGAFMLNTELISIPTGAIFFVLIGTFWRGRVWVTVPLLFVLGLLSNFIIGGVTGLYLADVPTDVMFHGGMFVTAHFHFTLVGGMVFGFFAAFYYWFPKIFGRRLNPALGRLHFWLFEVGFLGTFLALFYAGLQGEPRWMAIVPRVFAGANLVASLFTILLALSVVVFGYNVISSLLAGRPAAANEWGGNTLEWRVPTPVPLENFEELPVVTGWAHDPDNVNLAPGHGKGGPEMGGVAPALQG
- a CDS encoding cytochrome c oxidase subunit II; its protein translation is MALSVVGVAAAIVLTPLLMPPPASDAAAFANLTVVVFTAAAVPVALFVWVFLGYSLVAFRSRQRPESYAPRVLAGPMTQIGWLLVTGMLTLFLVSWGLYGMFVQAADPPNTLIVDVTGQQWAWSYSYPQYHVKTSQLELPANRPVQFRVVSRDVLHGFSIVELGVRVDANPGEPVTAPAVTPNRTGTYQVRCIELCGLYHSLMSSTVRVVPQADFTAWIAQQGGHP